From Pandoraea vervacti, the proteins below share one genomic window:
- a CDS encoding tetratricopeptide repeat protein — MRSPVPTTPAVRRLLAGSVLVLSGVACAPIPYAVAAAQAPAQALTDQAVHHYEAGQQTQAREEFRRAAEQGNRLAQFDYAMMLLNGEGADADPDGAVHWLERAASAGMTQAQYVYAKMFDDGYVVGKSIPQANLWYEKAARQGHVQAQAAIANEYFIGRGVPRDYKTAFTWYEKAARGGDLPSQYIVASYYERGYGVVTPDLERARLWYGKAAAQGDVAAQGKLDAMNRELARQAAPTAGATPPTPAAR; from the coding sequence ATGAGAAGTCCCGTTCCGACGACGCCCGCTGTGCGCCGCTTGCTCGCCGGCAGCGTGCTTGTGCTCAGCGGCGTGGCGTGCGCGCCGATTCCCTACGCCGTTGCCGCCGCGCAGGCGCCTGCACAGGCGCTCACCGATCAGGCCGTGCATCACTACGAAGCGGGGCAACAGACGCAAGCGCGCGAAGAATTCCGCCGCGCCGCCGAGCAAGGCAATCGACTTGCACAGTTCGATTACGCCATGATGCTGCTCAACGGCGAGGGGGCAGACGCGGATCCGGACGGCGCGGTGCACTGGCTCGAACGTGCAGCGAGCGCGGGCATGACGCAGGCGCAATACGTCTACGCCAAGATGTTCGACGACGGCTATGTTGTCGGCAAATCCATCCCTCAGGCAAACCTCTGGTACGAAAAGGCGGCTCGACAAGGCCATGTGCAAGCGCAGGCCGCCATTGCGAACGAGTACTTCATCGGACGCGGTGTCCCCAGAGACTACAAGACCGCCTTCACCTGGTACGAGAAGGCGGCACGCGGTGGCGACCTCCCGTCGCAATACATCGTCGCGAGTTATTACGAACGTGGTTACGGTGTCGTCACCCCCGATCTCGAACGCGCACGGTTGTGGTACGGCAAGGCCGCCGCGCAGGGCGACGTGGCCGCACAGGGCAAGCTCGACGCGATGAATCGCGAGCTCGCCCGACAGGCGGCGCCGACGGCGGGCGCAACGCCGCCAACGCCCGCCGCGAGATAG
- the queE gene encoding 7-carboxy-7-deazaguanine synthase, with the protein MTYAVKEIFYTLQGEGANAGRPAVFCRFAGCNLWTGREEDRAGAVCQFCDTDFVGTDGENGGKYRTPADLVAQIAALWPQSDRAHRFVVCTGGEPLLQLDAPLIDALHAEGFRIAVETNGTQVIPEGIDWVCVSPKADAEMIVKRGDELKVVVPQDRQRLADYETLDFTHFYLQPMDGPLRDTNTKLAIDYCKSHPRWSLSMQTHKYLNIP; encoded by the coding sequence ATGACGTACGCGGTAAAGGAAATCTTCTACACATTGCAGGGCGAGGGCGCGAACGCTGGCCGCCCGGCCGTGTTTTGCCGGTTTGCAGGCTGCAACCTGTGGACGGGACGCGAAGAGGACCGTGCTGGGGCCGTGTGCCAGTTTTGCGACACGGATTTCGTCGGCACCGATGGCGAGAACGGCGGCAAATACCGCACGCCGGCCGATCTGGTCGCCCAGATCGCGGCGCTGTGGCCGCAGAGCGATCGCGCGCACCGCTTCGTCGTGTGCACGGGCGGCGAGCCGCTGCTCCAGCTCGATGCGCCGCTCATCGACGCGCTGCATGCCGAGGGGTTTCGCATCGCCGTGGAAACCAACGGCACGCAGGTCATTCCCGAGGGGATCGACTGGGTGTGCGTGAGCCCCAAGGCCGATGCCGAGATGATCGTCAAGCGCGGGGACGAATTGAAAGTCGTGGTGCCGCAGGATCGTCAGCGTCTGGCCGATTACGAAACCCTCGACTTCACGCACTTCTATCTTCAGCCGATGGATGGCCCGTTGCGGGACACCAATACGAAGCTGGCGATCGACTACTGCAAGTCGCATCCGCGCTGGTCGCTGTCGATGCAGACGCACAAATACCTGAATATTCCCTGA
- a CDS encoding sensor histidine kinase, with protein sequence MRRCRPELPVSNNGGGLLKHIVIRTLIVTMALVAIGLFGLLALASANTEFFDRYYSLLYTANIAVAIIFVFIVGALVWIILVRLRQRRFGTRLLAKLAIFFALVGVLPGGIIYLVSLQFVSRSIESWFDVRVETALDSGLELGRAILNNGLSDLSAKAQLVADNLASSGEKGGTLTLLRMRDQFGLQDATIVDGNGRVLASASGNFNALVPDLPTPLMLRQARTQSRGYTAIEGGSEGYDKNEGHDQLRWRVVIRIPSTYSSSLQDDERFLQVTQLVPANLAQNAEAVQNAYREYQEKALGRTGLRKMYIGTLTLSLFLATFVAMMLALALGSQLARPLFLLARGTQEVAAGDLSPKGEVRTNDELGFLTQAFNAMTRQLSDARANVERNRLALESSKAHLESILSSLTAGVFVFDRDFRLTTANAGAERIFKQSFQQELNRSPAHIPALVEFGETLRRAFADRDANADLGPGGHWQQQIGLTLPGETDGVTLLVRGSHLPEPMVAVAGVPTRAGGGYVVVFDDISDVISAQRSVAWAEVARRLAHEIKNPLTPIQLSAERLQMKLSDKLPPAEAEVLRKGATTIVNQVAAMKRMVDDFRDYARLPPAIMHPLQLNELIGEVLTLYGVDEGRGAIRPYLDTDLPEIRGDSTQLRQVIHNLLQNAQDAVGGTENPLITVETKTVEYAGTDVQPGEPKRTAVRLTITDNGPGFPARILTRAFEPYVTTKSKGTGLGLAMVKKIIDEHQARIDIRNRSLPEGEGSAGAQISILFTQLADDQELPRTKPAEHTKVA encoded by the coding sequence ATGCGGCGGTGCCGCCCGGAGCTGCCCGTGTCAAATAATGGCGGCGGCCTGCTCAAACACATCGTCATTCGCACGTTGATCGTCACGATGGCGCTGGTCGCCATCGGGCTGTTCGGCCTGCTCGCGCTTGCGTCGGCCAATACCGAATTCTTCGATCGCTACTATTCGCTGCTCTACACGGCGAACATTGCCGTGGCGATTATCTTCGTGTTCATCGTTGGCGCGCTCGTCTGGATCATTCTGGTCCGGTTGCGTCAGCGGCGCTTCGGCACGCGCCTGCTGGCAAAGCTCGCCATTTTCTTTGCGCTCGTCGGTGTGCTGCCGGGCGGCATCATCTATCTCGTGTCGTTGCAGTTCGTCTCGCGCAGTATCGAGTCATGGTTCGACGTGCGCGTGGAAACCGCGCTGGATTCGGGCCTCGAACTTGGCCGCGCCATTCTGAACAACGGTCTGTCGGATCTGAGCGCAAAGGCGCAACTGGTCGCCGATAACCTTGCGTCCAGCGGTGAGAAGGGCGGCACGCTTACGCTGCTTCGCATGCGCGATCAGTTCGGGTTGCAGGACGCGACCATCGTCGACGGCAACGGTCGTGTGCTAGCGTCCGCGTCCGGCAACTTCAACGCGCTGGTGCCGGACTTGCCCACGCCGCTCATGTTGCGTCAGGCACGCACGCAATCGCGTGGTTATACCGCGATCGAAGGCGGCAGCGAAGGCTACGACAAGAACGAGGGGCACGATCAGCTGCGCTGGCGCGTGGTGATACGGATTCCGTCGACCTATTCGTCGTCGTTGCAGGACGACGAACGCTTTCTGCAAGTCACGCAACTGGTGCCCGCGAATCTGGCGCAGAACGCCGAAGCCGTGCAGAACGCGTATCGTGAATATCAGGAAAAGGCGCTCGGCCGCACCGGGTTGCGCAAGATGTACATCGGCACGCTGACGCTGTCGCTGTTCCTCGCAACGTTCGTGGCGATGATGCTCGCGCTCGCGCTCGGCAGTCAGCTCGCCCGCCCCCTGTTTTTGCTCGCGCGCGGCACGCAGGAAGTGGCAGCGGGAGACTTGTCGCCCAAGGGCGAGGTGCGCACCAACGACGAACTTGGCTTCCTTACGCAGGCGTTCAATGCGATGACGCGTCAATTGTCCGACGCGCGCGCCAACGTCGAGCGCAATCGACTGGCGCTGGAAAGCTCGAAGGCCCACCTGGAAAGTATTCTGTCGAGTCTGACGGCCGGCGTGTTCGTGTTCGATCGCGACTTCCGGCTCACGACCGCCAACGCCGGCGCCGAGCGCATCTTCAAGCAGAGTTTTCAGCAAGAGCTCAACCGTTCCCCCGCCCATATTCCGGCGCTGGTAGAGTTCGGTGAGACGCTGCGTCGCGCGTTCGCCGATCGCGATGCGAATGCCGATCTCGGGCCGGGCGGCCACTGGCAGCAGCAGATCGGTCTGACGCTGCCGGGCGAAACGGACGGTGTCACGTTGCTGGTGCGCGGCTCGCACCTGCCCGAGCCGATGGTCGCTGTAGCGGGTGTGCCGACCCGCGCGGGCGGTGGCTATGTCGTGGTGTTCGACGACATCAGCGATGTCATTTCGGCGCAGCGCTCGGTGGCGTGGGCCGAAGTGGCGCGGCGTCTGGCGCACGAGATCAAGAATCCGCTCACGCCGATTCAGCTCTCGGCGGAGCGCTTGCAGATGAAGCTCTCGGACAAGTTGCCGCCGGCCGAGGCCGAGGTGCTGCGAAAAGGCGCGACGACCATCGTCAATCAAGTGGCGGCGATGAAGCGCATGGTCGACGATTTCAGAGACTACGCGCGCCTGCCCCCGGCGATCATGCATCCGCTGCAACTCAATGAATTGATCGGCGAAGTGCTGACGCTATACGGGGTGGACGAAGGGCGTGGCGCCATCCGGCCTTATCTCGATACCGATCTGCCGGAGATTCGCGGAGACTCGACGCAATTGCGTCAGGTTATCCATAATCTGCTTCAGAATGCTCAAGATGCGGTTGGCGGAACCGAAAACCCTCTTATCACGGTGGAAACGAAGACAGTAGAATACGCAGGAACGGATGTTCAGCCCGGTGAACCGAAGCGCACGGCAGTGCGTCTGACGATCACGGACAATGGGCCGGGTTTCCCGGCACGCATTCTGACTCGCGCCTTCGAACCGTACGTGACGACCAAGTCGAAGGGCACCGGACTCGGATTGGCGATGGTCAAGAAGATCATCGACGAGCATCAGGCGCGCATTGATATTCGCAATCGGTCCTTGCCCGAGGGCGAAGGCAGTGCAGGTGCCCAGATTTCGATCTTGTTTACTCAATTGGCTGACGACCAGGAACTGCCGCGCACAAAGCCGGCAGAACACACGAAGGTAGCGTAA
- the queD gene encoding 6-carboxytetrahydropterin synthase QueD, protein MTITRKLEFDAGHRIPDHRSQCRNLHGHRYVLEITLAGEVSRESGASDNGMVMDFADVKALANEHLVSVWDHAFLVYEGDTAVRNFLETMPDHKTVVFDRVPTVENLAAAAFDKLSHVFDAHYGRDLRLVRLRLYETPNCWSEVTA, encoded by the coding sequence ATTACGATTACCCGGAAACTCGAATTCGATGCGGGCCACCGCATTCCCGATCACCGAAGCCAGTGCCGCAATCTGCATGGGCATCGCTATGTGCTGGAAATTACGCTCGCGGGCGAAGTCAGCCGAGAGAGCGGCGCGTCCGATAACGGCATGGTCATGGATTTCGCCGACGTCAAGGCGCTTGCGAACGAGCACCTTGTCTCCGTATGGGACCACGCGTTTCTCGTGTACGAGGGCGACACCGCCGTGCGCAACTTCCTCGAGACGATGCCGGATCACAAGACCGTGGTGTTCGATCGCGTGCCGACCGTCGAAAACCTCGCGGCGGCGGCGTTCGACAAACTGAGCCACGTGTTCGACGCCCATTACGGCCGTGACCTGCGCCTCGTGCGTCTGCGTCTGTACGAGACGCCGAACTGCTGGTCCGAAGTCACGGCCTGA
- a CDS encoding DsrE family protein produces the protein MKTLLRGLMTAFLFTVFAVPATSAFAEDKVVYHINDAEHQALAGLRNVRNQLDTAPDTKVVVVAHSQGVDFLMESYKDAATVGPLISALHARGVKFEVCEITLKQRNLKKDQFVLDADFTPSGVVELTRLQQKGYAYIKP, from the coding sequence ATGAAGACACTGCTGCGCGGCCTGATGACCGCATTTCTGTTCACCGTTTTTGCCGTGCCGGCGACATCGGCATTCGCAGAAGACAAGGTCGTGTATCACATCAACGATGCGGAGCATCAGGCACTTGCCGGATTGCGCAACGTTCGCAATCAGCTCGATACCGCGCCGGACACCAAGGTCGTGGTCGTCGCACATTCGCAGGGTGTCGACTTTCTGATGGAGAGCTACAAGGACGCCGCCACCGTGGGCCCGCTGATCTCCGCGCTGCATGCGCGCGGCGTGAAATTCGAGGTGTGCGAGATCACGCTCAAGCAACGTAATCTGAAGAAGGACCAGTTCGTGCTCGATGCGGACTTCACCCCGTCCGGCGTGGTCGAGCTCACGCGCTTGCAGCAAAAGGGCTACGCGTACATTAAGCCGTAA
- the rsmB gene encoding 16S rRNA (cytosine(967)-C(5))-methyltransferase RsmB: MPQPSLPTESLAYALQRAAQALESVQKGTALPQALAQATTQCAPTVRAASQDLAYRAVRRLGSSRALLALLVKTALQARVRDILLCALALLQDDPEGAAYTEFTVVDQAVEAIAAQRRTAAAKGLANAVLRRFLRERQDLMAQIAKQPEARWNYPVWWIDAVREAYPDQWETLLAAGDSRGPMTLRVNTRRTSVAAMQASLAQAGMASEVIGPVALRLEQAVPVERLPGFADGWVSVQDAGAQLAAPLVLGEHPRAGMRVLDACAAPGGKTGHLLEMADVQVTALESDRTRVPRIYENLERLGLEADVRIGDAGNPSKWSGGGWDGVPFDRILADVPCSAAGIVRRHPDIRWLRREADIAALVEEQRRILLALWDTLAVGGELIYATCSVFPSENEQQAQWFERVCPDAVRLDAPGQLLMTPGGAHDGFYYARFQKR, encoded by the coding sequence ATGCCGCAACCGAGTCTGCCCACCGAATCCCTGGCCTACGCGCTTCAGCGCGCCGCGCAGGCCCTCGAGTCCGTTCAGAAGGGCACTGCGTTGCCACAGGCGCTCGCGCAGGCCACCACACAATGCGCTCCGACCGTGCGGGCTGCCTCACAAGATCTCGCGTACCGCGCGGTGCGGCGTCTGGGCAGCAGCCGTGCGTTGCTCGCGCTGCTCGTCAAAACCGCCCTGCAAGCGCGCGTGCGCGACATTCTGCTGTGTGCGCTCGCGCTGCTGCAAGATGACCCCGAAGGGGCGGCCTATACCGAATTTACCGTCGTCGATCAGGCGGTCGAAGCGATTGCCGCGCAACGCCGCACGGCTGCCGCCAAGGGACTTGCCAATGCGGTGCTGCGCCGCTTCCTGCGCGAGCGTCAGGACCTGATGGCGCAGATCGCCAAACAGCCCGAGGCGCGCTGGAATTATCCCGTCTGGTGGATCGACGCCGTGCGCGAGGCATATCCCGACCAATGGGAGACGTTGCTTGCCGCGGGCGACAGCCGCGGGCCGATGACGCTGCGTGTGAACACCCGTCGCACCAGCGTGGCGGCAATGCAGGCGAGTCTGGCGCAAGCGGGCATGGCGTCCGAGGTGATTGGCCCGGTGGCGCTGCGGCTCGAGCAGGCGGTGCCGGTGGAGCGTCTGCCCGGCTTCGCAGACGGTTGGGTCTCGGTGCAGGACGCGGGTGCGCAGCTCGCCGCGCCGCTGGTGCTCGGCGAACATCCGCGCGCGGGCATGCGCGTGCTCGACGCCTGCGCAGCCCCGGGCGGCAAGACCGGCCATCTGCTGGAGATGGCCGACGTTCAGGTCACGGCGCTGGAGTCGGATCGCACGCGAGTGCCGCGCATCTACGAAAACCTCGAACGTCTGGGGCTCGAAGCGGACGTGCGTATCGGCGATGCAGGCAACCCGTCGAAATGGTCGGGTGGCGGCTGGGACGGCGTGCCGTTCGATCGCATTCTGGCGGACGTGCCGTGCTCGGCAGCCGGTATCGTGCGCCGTCATCCGGACATTCGCTGGTTGCGTCGCGAGGCCGACATCGCGGCGCTGGTCGAAGAGCAGCGCCGAATCCTGCTCGCGCTCTGGGACACGCTGGCCGTGGGCGGCGAGCTGATCTATGCGACATGCTCCGTCTTTCCATCGGAAAACGAACAGCAGGCGCAATGGTTTGAACGTGTTTGCCCAGATGCGGTACGATTGGACGCTCCCGGGCAATTGCTAATGACCCCTGGCGGCGCCCATGACGGTTTCTACTACGCTCGCTTCCAGAAACGGTGA
- a CDS encoding response regulator — MATILVVDDEMGIRELLSEILSDEGHVVEVAENAQEARAFRAAHTPDLVLLDIWMPDTDGVTLLKEWAAQQLLTMPVIMMSGHATIDTAVEATKIGALNFLEKPIALQKLLQAVEQGLARGKREASGGAASTFDGDDEALDTGVFGESETRHPGTGLNGAASHHVPLGGNDADGVSGATGTGMSADISFDVPLREARDAFERAYFAYHLAKEHGSMTRVAEKTGLERTHLYRKLKQLGVELSKSKT; from the coding sequence ATGGCAACCATTTTGGTGGTGGATGACGAAATGGGGATCCGGGAGCTGCTCTCGGAGATTCTGAGCGACGAAGGGCATGTCGTGGAGGTGGCGGAGAACGCGCAGGAAGCGCGCGCCTTCCGTGCCGCACACACGCCCGATCTCGTGCTGCTCGATATCTGGATGCCCGATACCGACGGCGTGACCTTGCTCAAGGAATGGGCGGCTCAGCAATTGCTGACCATGCCTGTGATCATGATGTCGGGGCACGCCACGATCGATACGGCCGTGGAAGCCACGAAGATCGGCGCGCTCAACTTCCTGGAGAAGCCCATCGCCCTGCAAAAACTGCTGCAGGCGGTGGAGCAGGGGCTGGCGCGAGGAAAACGCGAGGCGTCCGGCGGTGCGGCGAGCACCTTCGATGGCGACGACGAGGCGCTCGATACCGGCGTGTTCGGCGAGAGCGAAACACGCCACCCGGGCACGGGACTCAACGGTGCGGCTTCACATCATGTGCCGCTCGGAGGTAATGATGCAGACGGCGTGAGCGGTGCGACCGGCACGGGCATGTCGGCCGACATTTCGTTCGATGTGCCGTTGCGCGAAGCGCGCGACGCCTTCGAGCGTGCCTATTTCGCCTACCATCTGGCCAAGGAGCACGGCAGCATGACGCGCGTGGCCGAGAAGACCGGGCTGGAGCGCACGCACTTGTATCGCAAGCTCAAGCAACTGGGCGTGGAATTGTCCAAGAGCAAGACCTGA
- the queC gene encoding 7-cyano-7-deazaguanine synthase QueC, whose translation MIMTTSTDSALVLFSGGQDSTTCLAWALSRYARVETLGFDYGQRHSVELECRTDVLAKLRERFAQWAPRLGDDHMIDLSILGQISETSLTRETTIAMAANQLPNTFVPGRNLLFLTIGATIAYRRGLRVLVGGMCETDFSGYPDCRDDTMKALQVALNLGMDQRFIIETPLMWIDKADTWQMAQDLGGDVLVETVREDTHTCYLGERSVLHAWGYGCGECPACQLRQRGYEQWRARGNDGAGGAGGTGGAV comes from the coding sequence ATGATCATGACGACAAGCACCGATTCCGCTCTGGTTCTGTTCTCCGGTGGACAGGATTCGACTACCTGCCTCGCATGGGCGCTCTCGCGCTATGCGCGCGTCGAGACGCTGGGTTTCGACTACGGCCAGCGCCACAGCGTTGAGCTGGAGTGCCGCACCGATGTGCTGGCCAAGCTGCGCGAACGGTTCGCGCAGTGGGCGCCGCGCCTGGGCGACGATCATATGATCGATTTGTCGATTCTCGGCCAGATCAGTGAGACGTCGCTCACGCGTGAAACCACGATCGCGATGGCGGCCAACCAGTTGCCGAACACGTTCGTGCCGGGCCGGAATCTGCTGTTTCTGACGATTGGTGCGACCATTGCCTATCGTCGCGGTCTGCGCGTGCTGGTCGGCGGCATGTGCGAGACGGACTTTTCGGGCTATCCCGATTGCCGCGACGACACGATGAAGGCGCTCCAGGTGGCGCTCAATCTGGGCATGGACCAGCGCTTCATCATCGAGACGCCGCTGATGTGGATCGACAAGGCCGATACCTGGCAGATGGCACAGGATCTGGGGGGCGACGTGCTCGTGGAGACGGTGCGCGAAGATACGCACACATGCTATCTGGGCGAGCGCAGCGTGCTGCATGCGTGGGGCTACGGGTGTGGCGAGTGCCCGGCATGCCAGTTGCGTCAGCGTGGCTACGAGCAGTGGCGTGCGCGCGGCAATGACGGCGCAGGCGGCGCAGGTGGCACGGGCGGCGCCGTCTGA
- a CDS encoding PrgH/EprH family type III secretion apparatus protein, which yields MMESDTRPAEIDSHPPGAVLRLLTGPMRGCEFSLSPGVTLFVVGPSDPTFDRGWQTEMPPNAIYVPMDGDGGDNFEVLVDEGGREGLFVRVLNEGAGAEVAIDASQIARMGDVRVGVKRIDEPWSDDVQRSLCADARLDDVTRPAARQRRWTRTLVSCTVLMLLVGGAYYYWQAGPQRQAQSVADYLESLGGRATVLPGNDGHIYVLSENREERNALARALGTEVIKRERLVLMALDEENARITQWIDASRTDVLYFKLSLEDPASPELWINRKKNGLSEADMARFRESLLEKIPYARRVSITLHDESEASGEAEDALRRQMVPFLRTDTPEGVTFHISTELDDVQLRRLYGFMQTFEKRWGKRLVHFNIDLRDDWTAQQSYAYGTAAYVKDGPHQWRFINRQ from the coding sequence ATGATGGAATCAGACACCCGACCCGCAGAGATCGACAGCCATCCCCCAGGCGCGGTATTGCGTCTGCTGACCGGGCCGATGCGCGGCTGCGAATTCTCGCTCTCGCCCGGTGTGACGTTGTTCGTCGTCGGCCCGAGCGACCCGACCTTCGATCGTGGCTGGCAAACCGAGATGCCGCCCAACGCCATCTATGTGCCGATGGACGGCGACGGCGGCGACAACTTCGAAGTGCTCGTCGACGAGGGAGGACGTGAGGGACTTTTCGTTCGCGTGCTCAATGAAGGGGCGGGAGCGGAGGTCGCCATCGATGCGTCGCAGATCGCCCGCATGGGCGACGTGCGGGTCGGCGTGAAGCGTATCGACGAACCCTGGTCGGACGACGTGCAGCGCAGCCTGTGTGCCGATGCGCGACTGGACGACGTGACCCGCCCCGCGGCACGGCAACGCCGCTGGACGCGAACGCTCGTGTCGTGCACGGTCCTCATGCTGCTGGTGGGCGGCGCGTACTACTACTGGCAAGCCGGCCCGCAGCGGCAGGCCCAAAGCGTTGCCGACTATCTCGAATCGCTCGGCGGGCGCGCCACGGTGCTGCCGGGCAACGACGGCCACATCTATGTCCTCAGCGAAAACCGCGAGGAGCGCAATGCGCTCGCACGTGCGCTCGGCACCGAGGTCATCAAGCGTGAACGGCTGGTGCTCATGGCGCTCGACGAAGAGAACGCACGCATCACCCAGTGGATCGACGCATCGCGCACCGACGTGCTGTATTTCAAGCTGTCTCTGGAGGACCCCGCGTCCCCGGAGTTGTGGATCAACCGCAAGAAGAACGGCCTGTCCGAAGCGGACATGGCGCGGTTTCGCGAGTCGCTGCTGGAGAAGATTCCCTACGCCAGGCGCGTGAGCATCACGTTGCACGACGAGAGCGAAGCGAGTGGTGAGGCTGAAGACGCGCTCAGGCGGCAGATGGTGCCATTCCTTCGCACCGATACGCCCGAAGGCGTGACGTTCCATATCAGTACCGAGCTCGACGACGTTCAACTACGCCGGCTCTACGGCTTCATGCAGACGTTCGAGAAGCGCTGGGGAAAACGCCTGGTGCATTTCAACATCGACCTGCGCGACGACTGGACCGCCCAGCAATCGTATGCGTACGGCACAGCAGCGTATGTGAAAGACGGGCCACACCAGTGGCGCTTCATCAATCGACAGTAA
- the sctI gene encoding type III secretion system inner rod subunit SctI, translating into MSFDPSLSSISAMYKSSEPVLAADPGAGQSLESRVVNALSTMSAGFEAQRADIANVTANFDVTDVGSAVELQTKLADYGIGVQFVATVARKTVGAVEALLR; encoded by the coding sequence ATGTCATTTGATCCTTCGTTGTCGTCGATCTCCGCGATGTACAAATCATCGGAACCGGTGCTTGCCGCCGACCCCGGCGCCGGGCAGTCGCTGGAGTCGCGCGTCGTGAACGCGCTGTCCACCATGTCTGCCGGGTTCGAGGCACAGCGTGCCGACATCGCGAACGTCACCGCCAACTTCGACGTCACCGACGTCGGCAGCGCCGTCGAGTTGCAGACGAAACTTGCCGACTACGGTATCGGGGTGCAGTTCGTGGCCACCGTAGCGCGTAAAACGGTGGGCGCCGTGGAGGCATTGCTGCGGTGA
- the sctF gene encoding type III secretion system needle filament subunit SctF — protein MSTPPPYTPPPLPDDATLLEFISYGFNEPVNTLKKRMEDALEAVKNDPTDSASMATFQSAMAAYTSLRAAQSGTVKSLKDAVQGVVSKY, from the coding sequence ATGTCGACCCCGCCCCCCTATACCCCGCCGCCCCTGCCGGACGACGCAACGCTTCTCGAGTTCATCTCGTATGGCTTCAACGAGCCCGTCAACACGCTCAAAAAGCGCATGGAAGACGCATTGGAAGCGGTCAAGAACGATCCGACCGATTCTGCTTCGATGGCGACATTCCAATCCGCCATGGCCGCTTATACCTCATTGCGCGCCGCCCAGTCCGGGACCGTCAAGTCGCTCAAGGACGCTGTCCAGGGCGTCGTCTCCAAATACTGA
- the htpX gene encoding zinc metalloprotease HtpX — MFNWMKTTLLMAAITALFMVVGGMIGGKQGMMLALAFALAMNFFSYWFSDKMVLRMYNAQQVDETSAPQFYNVVRELSQRAGLPMPKVYLINEDAPNAFATGRNPENAAVAATTGILRVLSDRELRGVMAHELAHVKHRDILISTISATMAGAISALANFAMFFGGRDENGRPANPIASIAVAILAPLAASLIQMAISRAREFEADRGGAQISGDPQALAAALDKIHRYAQGIPFDTAEQHPATAQMMIMNPLRAGGLQNLFSTHPATEERIARLMEMARTGRYE; from the coding sequence ATGTTCAATTGGATGAAGACCACCCTGCTGATGGCGGCCATCACCGCGTTGTTCATGGTGGTGGGCGGCATGATCGGCGGCAAGCAGGGCATGATGCTCGCGCTGGCGTTTGCGCTCGCGATGAATTTCTTTTCGTACTGGTTCTCGGACAAGATGGTGCTGCGCATGTATAACGCGCAGCAAGTGGACGAAACCAGCGCGCCGCAGTTCTACAACGTGGTGCGCGAGCTGTCGCAGCGTGCCGGGCTGCCCATGCCGAAGGTGTATCTGATCAACGAGGACGCCCCGAACGCCTTCGCGACCGGCCGCAATCCGGAAAATGCCGCCGTCGCGGCAACGACCGGTATCCTGCGTGTGCTCTCGGATCGCGAGTTGCGCGGGGTGATGGCGCACGAACTGGCGCATGTGAAGCACCGTGACATTCTGATTTCGACGATTTCCGCCACGATGGCCGGTGCGATTTCGGCGCTCGCCAACTTCGCCATGTTCTTCGGCGGACGTGACGAGAACGGCCGTCCGGCCAATCCGATCGCCAGCATTGCCGTGGCGATTCTGGCGCCGCTGGCTGCATCGCTGATTCAGATGGCGATCTCGCGTGCCCGTGAGTTCGAGGCGGATCGCGGCGGTGCGCAAATCTCCGGCGATCCGCAGGCGCTCGCGGCGGCGCTCGACAAGATTCACCGTTACGCGCAGGGCATTCCGTTCGACACGGCGGAGCAACACCCGGCCACGGCGCAGATGATGATCATGAATCCGCTGCGCGCCGGCGGGTTGCAGAATCTCTTCAGCACCCACCCGGCGACCGAGGAGCGTATCGCCCGCCTCATGGAAATGGCGCGCACCGGGCGCTACGAGTAA